The proteins below come from a single Halostagnicola larsenii XH-48 genomic window:
- a CDS encoding DNA-directed RNA polymerase subunit B'', with protein sequence MATELNRSKRRDISREYFSKERLAEHHYRSFNSFLNRGMQRVVDEKETIDTDIGDKEGEEPVHVELGDVRVVTPRVREADGSEELLYPQEARLRNITYSAPVFMEMSIVKGEEGDQRVVDSTETKIGRMPVMVGSDKCNIAGFSDQELIDIGEDPADPGGYFIVNGSERVLMTSEDLAPNKILAEYDTKYGDEIQVAKTFSQRRGYRALVLCERTRDGLLEVSFPSVSGSINFVTLVRALGLESDEEIVHKVSNDPEVVKYMLENLEEAEVQTEEQAIEELGKRVASGQGKNYQLKRANYVIDRYLLPHLHEDGVEEEDVRINKAHYLCRMAEACFELALDRRESDDKDHYANKRLKVSGDLMKDLFRTALNKLARDVKYQLERANMRNRQLSVNTVVRSDVLTERLEHPIATGNWVGGRSGVSQLVDRTDFMGVLSHLRRLRSPLSRSQPHFEARDLHATQWGRICPSETPEGPNCGLVKNFAQAMELSQNVDDEQELKRELASMGVEGIPGIEGIERTTSPADD encoded by the coding sequence ATGGCAACAGAACTTAACAGATCCAAACGACGGGACATTTCGCGCGAATATTTTTCGAAGGAACGGCTCGCAGAACACCACTACCGTTCGTTCAACTCCTTTCTCAACCGGGGGATGCAACGCGTCGTCGACGAGAAGGAGACGATCGATACGGACATCGGCGACAAGGAAGGCGAAGAACCGGTTCACGTCGAACTCGGTGATGTCCGCGTCGTCACGCCACGCGTTCGAGAAGCAGACGGTTCCGAGGAGCTGTTGTACCCGCAGGAGGCTCGACTCCGGAACATCACCTACTCCGCACCGGTCTTCATGGAGATGTCCATCGTCAAGGGCGAAGAGGGCGACCAGCGGGTCGTCGACTCCACGGAGACGAAGATCGGTCGAATGCCGGTCATGGTCGGCTCCGATAAGTGTAACATCGCGGGCTTTTCGGACCAGGAACTGATCGACATCGGTGAAGACCCCGCCGACCCTGGCGGCTACTTCATCGTCAACGGTTCCGAGCGCGTGCTCATGACCAGCGAGGACCTCGCACCGAACAAGATCCTCGCGGAGTACGACACCAAGTACGGCGACGAGATTCAGGTCGCCAAGACGTTCTCCCAGCGCCGTGGCTACCGCGCGCTCGTGCTGTGTGAACGCACTCGAGACGGCTTGCTCGAGGTCTCGTTCCCGTCCGTTTCGGGCTCGATCAACTTCGTCACGCTCGTTCGCGCGCTCGGACTCGAGTCAGACGAAGAGATCGTCCACAAGGTCTCGAACGACCCCGAGGTCGTCAAGTACATGCTCGAGAACCTGGAGGAAGCGGAGGTCCAGACCGAAGAGCAGGCGATCGAAGAACTCGGAAAACGCGTCGCCTCCGGCCAGGGCAAGAACTACCAGCTCAAACGGGCCAACTACGTCATCGACCGATACCTGCTCCCGCACCTCCACGAGGACGGCGTCGAGGAGGAGGACGTGCGAATCAACAAGGCACACTACCTCTGTCGGATGGCCGAGGCGTGTTTCGAACTCGCGCTCGACCGACGCGAATCCGACGACAAGGACCACTACGCGAACAAGCGCCTGAAGGTCAGCGGCGACCTGATGAAAGACCTGTTCCGGACGGCACTCAACAAGCTGGCCCGGGACGTGAAGTACCAGCTCGAGCGAGCTAACATGCGAAATCGTCAGCTGTCGGTCAACACCGTCGTTCGATCGGACGTGCTTACGGAACGACTCGAGCACCCGATCGCGACGGGTAACTGGGTCGGCGGCCGGTCGGGCGTCTCTCAGCTAGTCGATCGGACCGACTTCATGGGAGTTCTTTCCCACCTTCGCCGCCTGCGTTCGCCGCTCTCTCGCTCACAGCCACACTTCGAGGCGCGGGACTTACACGCGACCCAGTGGGGTCGCATCTGCCCCTCGGAGACGCCCGAGGGACCGAACTGCGGGCTCGTAAAGAACTTCGCACAGGCGATG